The following proteins are co-located in the Thermodesulfovibrio thiophilus DSM 17215 genome:
- a CDS encoding two-component system sensor histidine kinase NtrB: MKTLQFKITENTLISIFESISDHIVILDNDLNIIWANRVYSERFGLNINDIIGKKCYKLLEKKDAPCIDCPNVKALHTGKIENIEKVRDEGRYYILTGIPIYEKGQIKAVVEIGKEITEKKVIDEKFKETIKLEGVYEILDNLAHQFNNIFNGIYGFSQLLKNRVDDKELLDLIDNVTTSVEKGSKFIKALLGLKKTPSIQKVFDLNFLIISTKNVIKHIVGEKIKLEFILTKEAPLIKGDPMQIREVVLELIQNSRNAIHDTGTISISIEKMRIGLAEKVVLTISDTGCGMDEEIIQHVIKPLFTTDPGRFGMGLPIIRNIVNKHNGELEIKSKLRYGTTVKIYFPAVSQSNASK; encoded by the coding sequence ATTTAAAATAACAGAAAACACTTTAATCTCTATTTTTGAATCAATTTCTGATCATATAGTTATTCTTGATAACGATTTGAATATTATATGGGCAAATAGAGTTTATAGTGAAAGATTTGGCTTGAATATTAACGATATCATAGGTAAGAAATGCTATAAATTATTGGAAAAAAAAGATGCTCCCTGTATTGATTGCCCGAATGTTAAGGCATTGCATACAGGTAAGATAGAAAACATAGAAAAAGTTCGAGATGAAGGAAGATACTATATTTTGACAGGCATTCCGATATATGAAAAAGGACAGATTAAAGCAGTAGTTGAAATTGGCAAAGAAATTACAGAGAAAAAAGTAATTGATGAAAAATTCAAAGAAACAATCAAGCTTGAAGGAGTTTATGAAATTCTTGATAATCTGGCACATCAGTTCAACAACATATTCAATGGAATTTATGGATTCAGTCAGTTGTTGAAAAATCGTGTTGATGATAAAGAGTTATTAGATTTAATTGACAATGTAACAACATCAGTTGAAAAAGGCTCTAAGTTTATTAAGGCTCTTCTTGGTCTCAAAAAGACACCTTCTATACAGAAAGTATTCGATCTGAATTTTTTAATAATATCAACAAAAAATGTCATTAAACACATTGTTGGAGAAAAAATAAAGCTTGAGTTTATTCTAACAAAAGAAGCTCCTTTAATTAAGGGAGATCCTATGCAAATAAGAGAAGTTGTACTTGAACTTATACAGAATTCTAGAAACGCAATACATGATACAGGAACAATTTCAATATCAATTGAAAAAATGAGGATTGGATTGGCAGAGAAAGTGGTTCTTACAATATCTGACACGGGTTGTGGGATGGATGAAGAAATAATTCAACATGTAATAAAGCCCTTGTTTACAACTGATCCGGGACGTTTTGGTATGGGTCTACCCATTATAAGAAACATAGTCAATAAACATAATGGTGAGCTGGAGATAAAGAGTAAACTCAGATATGGGACCACAGTAAAGATATATTTTCCTGCTGTTTCACAGTCGAATGCGAGCAAATAA